The following proteins are co-located in the Noviherbaspirillum sp. UKPF54 genome:
- a CDS encoding enoyl-CoA hydratase/isomerase family protein — MSDHIQTSIQNRTGFLTLDRPKALNSLSLQMVRALTATLLGWRSDPEVRAVVIRSTSERAFCAGGDIRFFHDAGTRTPQGGSALLEDFFTEEYALNHLIHHYPKPYIAIMDGIVMGGGMGISQAGPGNRLRVVTERTKMAMPEVNIGLFPDVGGSFFLSRAPGQIGAYLGVTGEIIGAADALYAGLADVYVPSARLPALLELIASDNGDDVRATIRSFAMQADTVVPATSMLAEQRALIDRHFAHDDVVSIAASLASDVDPFAQKTLAVMNKRSPLMMCVTLAQLRRGAKLGIADCLRMERTMVRRCFEHGEVLEGVRAVVIDKDNAPRWNPSMLDEVSPDMIEHFFASAWPPHAHPLRDLG, encoded by the coding sequence ATGTCCGACCATATCCAGACCAGCATCCAGAATCGCACCGGCTTTCTGACGCTCGACCGCCCCAAGGCGCTCAATTCATTGTCGCTGCAAATGGTGCGCGCGCTGACCGCCACCCTGCTGGGGTGGCGCAGCGACCCCGAGGTGCGTGCTGTCGTCATCCGCAGCACGAGCGAGCGTGCATTTTGCGCCGGCGGCGACATCCGCTTCTTTCATGACGCCGGCACCAGAACGCCGCAGGGCGGCAGCGCCCTGCTGGAAGATTTTTTCACGGAAGAATATGCGCTCAACCACCTGATCCACCACTATCCAAAACCGTATATCGCCATCATGGACGGCATCGTGATGGGCGGCGGCATGGGAATCTCGCAGGCCGGCCCGGGCAACCGCCTGCGCGTGGTAACCGAGCGTACCAAGATGGCGATGCCGGAAGTGAATATCGGCCTGTTCCCCGATGTGGGCGGCAGCTTCTTTCTGTCGCGTGCACCAGGGCAGATTGGCGCCTATCTCGGCGTCACCGGTGAAATCATTGGTGCCGCCGATGCGCTGTACGCCGGCCTGGCGGATGTCTATGTGCCATCCGCCCGCCTGCCCGCCCTGCTGGAGCTGATCGCATCCGATAACGGCGACGACGTTCGCGCGACGATCCGCTCGTTTGCCATGCAGGCTGACACGGTCGTTCCGGCGACCAGTATGCTGGCTGAGCAACGCGCGCTGATCGATCGCCATTTCGCACACGACGACGTCGTGTCGATTGCCGCCTCGCTGGCAAGCGATGTCGATCCGTTCGCGCAAAAAACGCTGGCGGTGATGAACAAGCGCTCGCCGCTGATGATGTGCGTGACGCTTGCGCAACTGCGGCGCGGCGCAAAACTGGGCATTGCCGATTGCCTGCGCATGGAACGCACGATGGTGCGACGCTGCTTCGAGCATGGCGAAGTGCTTGAGGGCGTGCGCGCCGTGGTGATCGACAAGGACAATGCGCCACGCTGGAATCCGTCCATGCTGGACGAAGTGTCGCCGGACATGATCGAGCACTTCTTCGCCTCGGCATGGCCGCCGCACGCGCATCCGCTGCGTGACCTCGGCTGA
- the hpf gene encoding ribosome hibernation-promoting factor, HPF/YfiA family: MNLKISGHHLELTQPIRDYVQTKLERIRRHFDNVIDVTVILSVQKLSEKERRQKAEINLHMRGNVIHVESIHEDLYAAIDLMTDKLDRQVLKHKDKIQDHQHEAIKRIPETQSAA; encoded by the coding sequence ATGAATCTGAAAATCAGTGGACATCATCTCGAACTGACGCAACCCATCCGCGACTACGTACAAACCAAACTGGAACGCATCAGACGTCATTTCGATAATGTCATTGATGTCACGGTCATCCTGTCAGTCCAGAAGCTATCGGAAAAAGAACGGCGCCAAAAGGCCGAAATCAACTTGCACATGCGCGGAAACGTCATCCACGTCGAGAGCATCCACGAGGACCTGTACGCCGCCATCGACCTGATGACCGACAAGCTGGACCGTCAAGTCTTGAAGCACAAGGACAAGATCCAGGATCACCAGCACGAAGCGATCAAGCGCATTCCGGAAACCCAAAGCGCCGCCTGA
- a CDS encoding RNA polymerase factor sigma-54, protein MKQTLQLRVSQHLALTPQLQQSIRLLQLSTLELHQELEQILSDNPMLERVDDPLDHSVRLLADGAITPGNGSADTAAPEASAPAASDEGEGGFDSPPEGGEAASSAEGEWSFDDVARTSKAPEDDDARPQLEAHETTLREHLLEQMRVTVHSQRDRALVELIIDALDDNGYLEEPLEEIHARLPAELEIELEELQVALKLVQSFEPAGVGARNASECLAIQIARFPKVPLVTRRRALEIVENHLALFAQRDFNKLKKALDCDDEDLREAHAVIRRCNPHPGAMFASDASDYVVPDVIVKKAKNGWQVMLNHDVMPRLRVNALYANILKQSKGEGSLTAQLQEAKWLIKNMRQRFDTILRVAQAIVDRQRNFFSHGAVAMRPLVLREIADTLGLHESTISRVTTQKYMLTPHGMFELKYFFGSHVATEAGGEASSTAIRALIKQLIGAEDPKNPFSDSKIADMLGEQGMVVARRTVAKYREALKIPPVNLRKSL, encoded by the coding sequence ATGAAACAGACTCTCCAACTTCGCGTCTCGCAACATCTGGCGCTCACGCCGCAGTTGCAGCAATCGATCCGGTTACTGCAGCTATCCACGCTCGAGCTGCATCAGGAGCTGGAGCAGATCCTGTCCGACAATCCGATGCTGGAACGGGTCGACGACCCGCTCGATCATTCGGTGCGCCTGCTGGCCGACGGCGCCATCACGCCCGGCAACGGCAGCGCCGACACCGCGGCACCGGAAGCGAGCGCGCCGGCGGCCTCGGACGAAGGCGAAGGCGGATTCGATAGCCCGCCCGAAGGCGGTGAAGCAGCGTCGTCGGCCGAGGGCGAATGGAGCTTCGACGACGTTGCGCGCACCTCGAAGGCGCCGGAGGACGACGATGCGCGCCCGCAGCTGGAAGCGCACGAAACCACCCTGCGCGAACACCTGCTGGAACAGATGCGCGTGACCGTGCACAGCCAGCGCGACCGCGCACTGGTCGAACTGATCATCGACGCGCTGGACGACAACGGCTACCTGGAAGAGCCGCTGGAGGAAATCCATGCTCGCCTGCCGGCCGAGCTGGAAATCGAACTGGAAGAGCTGCAGGTCGCACTGAAGCTGGTGCAAAGCTTCGAACCGGCCGGCGTCGGGGCGCGCAATGCGTCCGAGTGCCTGGCGATCCAGATCGCACGCTTTCCGAAAGTGCCGCTGGTGACGCGCAGGAGAGCGCTGGAGATAGTCGAAAACCATCTCGCGCTGTTTGCGCAACGCGACTTCAACAAGCTCAAGAAGGCGCTCGATTGCGACGACGAAGACTTGCGTGAAGCGCATGCGGTGATCCGCCGCTGCAATCCGCATCCCGGCGCCATGTTCGCGTCCGATGCATCGGACTATGTCGTGCCGGATGTAATTGTCAAAAAAGCAAAGAACGGCTGGCAAGTGATGCTCAATCACGATGTCATGCCCCGCCTGCGCGTCAATGCGCTGTACGCGAATATCCTCAAGCAGAGCAAGGGTGAGGGTTCACTGACCGCGCAGCTGCAGGAAGCCAAGTGGCTGATCAAGAACATGCGGCAGCGCTTCGACACGATCTTGCGCGTTGCACAAGCGATTGTTGATCGGCAAAGAAATTTCTTCTCGCATGGCGCAGTCGCGATGCGCCCCCTTGTCTTGCGTGAAATAGCTGATACACTGGGTTTACACGAAAGTACTATCTCACGTGTAACAACTCAAAAATATATGCTGACCCCGCATGGCATGTTTGAGTTGAAGTACTTCTTCGGTAGCCACGTCGCGACCGAAGCCGGGGGCGAAGCTTCGTCGACCGCGATACGGGCACTGATCAAACAATTGATAGGAGCTGAAGACCCCAAGAACCCATTCTCTGATAGCAAAATAGCGGATATGTTGGGTGAACAGGGCATGGTCGTTGCGCGTCGCACAGTCGCGAAGTACCGCGAAGCTCTGAAAATCCCTCCAGTCAATCTGCGCAAATCCTTGTAG